TGTCGGGCACAGCCGCACGTACACCCGCAATCAGTTCATTAAATTTAGATAAGCGTTTTGAACCTTTACCATCTAATTCACGTACATGTAAATGCAGTACCGATGCACCTGCCTCATAACACTCCACTGCTTTTTGGATTTGTTCTTCCATTGTCACAGGAATATCTTCTGGAAAATCTTCAGGCATCCACTCTGGACCATACGGTGCAACAGTAATCACCACTTTTTCCATATTTTCAGGATGTAAAGAATCATCAAAAAATTGCATGTGCATCTCCTATGCGATTTATAGAATATTTTTTAGATAAAATAATTTTTAAAATTAATATGTTGCATCACCGATGATACCCGCTCGCTCCATTTTGCGATGACATGCGGGATAATCCATCACAGCATAATGCTGCGTACTCCGGTTATCCCAAATCGCAATACTGTTGGGTTGCCAACGCCAACGTACTTGATATTCAGGGATATAGGCTTGAGTAATTAAATAACGTAACAACTCGCCAGCACCCGGATTGGCATCTTGCCCTATACGTACACGATCTTTCGTATGAAAATTGCTGAAATGGGTCGTAAAAGCATTTACATATAAAATCTTCTCACCGGTTTCAGGATGAGTACGTACGACAGGATGCTCAGCATCAGGGTACTGTGCTTTTAACGCTAAACGTTTTTCTATCGGCATCGCCGCACCAAAACTGGCTTCGATACTGTGATAAGCACGTAAATCTGCGATTTTGGCTTTAACATCTTCGGGTAAATTTTCATATGCCATCGCCATATTGGTCCACATAGTATCGCCCCCAACTGGTGGGCACTCTACACAGCGCAATACGCAACCCATTGGCGGGATTTTGCGCCAGCTTGCATCGCTGTGCCATGCATTTTCATAGCGGTCTACAGGACTTTCTGGTGTCTTATAAATCTGAACCAAACCAGGGTGATCAGCATGGCTACCTGCCACAGGATGATCTTCAAGCTGACCAAAAAGTTCAGCAAACGCGACATGGTCAGCGCGTGAAATATTTTGATCTCTTAAAAACAAGACCTTATGTTGAAGTAAATGCGAGCGTATTTCAGCAAACATATCTGAATTATGGATGGCATCCGCCAAATTTACACCACGTAATTCTGCACCAATATTGCAGGTTAACTTTTCTACTTGCATAAGAAATCCTTTCTAGCAAAAAACCTTCGTTTCTAGACTGAAGTAAGTAGCTCACAAGCGTGAGATTTAGATCATAAAAATAGAAGATCCGATAGTTTTACGAGCTTCTAAATCACGATGAGCTTGAACTGCATCCTTGAGTTCATAGCGTTGATTAATTTCAATTTTGATACGACCATTGGCAACATGATCAAATAATTCATTGGCCAAAGCCTGCTTTTCGGCTGGGTCGGCGATGTAATCTGCAAGTGCTGGACGTGTAATAAATAATGAACCTTTCATTGCAAGTAAGACAGGATTAAATTCTGCAATTGGACCTGACGCCGTCCCTACACACACCATCAAACCACGGCGTTTTAATGAATCCAACGATGACATAAAGGTATCTTTGCCGACACTATCAAAGACGACATTAACCCCCACACCGTTGGTCAGCTCACGCACACGCTCAGCGACATTTTCATGACTATAATTAATCACATGATCACAGCCATGTGCACGAGCAACAGCTGCTTTTTCCTCAGTAGAAGTTGTACCAATCACCGTTAAACCCAGTAATTTTGCCCATTGCGATACAATCAGTCCAACCCCACCTGCTGCGGCATGCAGCAAAATTGTGTCACCTGCTTTGAAGTCATAAATACGGCGCATTAAATAAGAAGCAGTTAAGCCTCTCATCGTCATTGCGGCTGCTGTTTCACAAGAAATGGCTTCTGGCAGTTTGATCAAAGCATTGGCTGGAATATTGCGTGCAATGCTATATGCACCTAGCGTGTTTAAAAAACCTGTATATGTGACACGATCACCCACTGCAAAGTCAGTCACACCTTCGCCAAGAGCTTCAATAATGCCCGAAGCTTCTGTACCAATCCCATTGGGTAGTGGAATCGGATAAGTCCCATTACGGAAATAGGTATCGGCATAATTCAAACCCACTGCAACGTGACGTAAACGGACTTCACCTGCTTGGGGCTCACCTAAATTTACTGTTTCTAAGCGCATTACATCAGGTGTACCGGTTTCATAAAAACGTACTGCTTGTGTCTGTGTCATTTTCCTATCCATGTTTTGCTTATTATTGATTGCTAAATGCATAATCTAAAACTACAACACCCGACTTCTTTACCCTTTACATTTGACGACAGTGACTTAACATTTTACGACACAATCTTTTAAATGAGTTTGTTCAAATCCCCTTGGTTTTTTAATTTTTTTGGTTAAAAAATACTCTTTCATTACTTTAGCTAATAGGTTTAACGCCCTTCAATCTCATCTCATTTAGCAACTTCCCTATTTTTTCAACATGCTTTAAGGTGGGTTAGCTGTTGAAACGAATAAAGGAAAACGGATGACCCTCAAACAACTCAAAGCCTTTTTGGTGCTTGCCCGTGTTTTAAATTATGCCAATGCCGCCGATGAACTGTGCTTGAGTCAGTCCGCCTTGAGTTTGACTATCAAAGCTTTAGAAGAAGAATTAGGTGGGAAACTCTTTAAACGTACCACCCGTCTGGTCAACCTGACCCCTGAAGGACAATCCTTAATTCCCTATGCCAAAAAATTGCTCGCCAATTGGGAAGACATGGAAAAAGATGTCAAACAACGCTTTCAGTTACATCGTGGCAACTTAAATATTGCCTCCATGCCCTTTGCCACCCATACTGTCTTACCTGCCATTTTGAATGAGTTTTCTAAACAGCATCCGAATATTAATTTTTCTATTCATGATGTACCTAATGAAAAAATTATTGAAAAAATTCAGGAAGGTATATTTGAAATTGGGATTTGCTTCGAACCGCCATTTCATCATCAAATGGTATTTGAACCTTTATTTAAAGAAGATTTTGTCGCCGTTGTTCCTAAAGATCATCCACTGGCAAAACATCCATCCATCAGTATGGCAACGCTGTGTAGCTCCCCATTTGTGACTTTACAAAAACCGTCCATCATTCGTCATGTGATTGAAGAATGCTGCATACAAAACAACTTCGTTTTGGACTTAAAATTGGAATGTCATCAAATCAGTTCGCTGTCCCATTTTGTTGCCTATGGAATGGGTGTCAGTGCAATTCCACGACATTTTCAGCAATTTATTGATTTAAAAAATAATGTCCTCGTTGAAATCAATGAAGGCAATGTACAGCTTAATTTAGGATTGATATATAAAAAAGACACGGAACTTTCACATATTTCCGCTCAATTTATTGAAATTGTCACTGCATATTCATTTTAAAAAAGCGGCATGCATTTACACACGACTCAAGCAATTTTGCTGATTAATGAGTTTTGCTCATTAATCCTTTAAATCTTTCAATTTCTCATGCGCTTGCTGCAATGTTAATAATAAGTAAAAGGACATGGAGTCAGCACAATGAATAAAGTGGTTACCAATGCACACGTTGCTTTAGCAGATGTGGTCAAAGATCATCAAACCATTGCCGTAGGTGGCTTTGGCTTATGTGGTATCCCAGAACTTTTAATTGATGCGTTAATGGATACGGGTGTAACAGGTTTAACCTGTATTTCTAATAATGCAGGAACAGATGGCATAGGCTTAGGTAAATTACTTGCCACCAAACAAATTAAAAAAATGATTTCATCTTATGTCGGTGAAAATAAAGAATTTGAACGTCAATTTTTGCAAGGCGAACTAGAAGTTGAACTGACACCACAAGGGACATTAGCCGAAAAACTCCGTGCAGGGGGGGCAGGTATTCCTGCATTTTATACACAGACAGGCGTCGGTACCTTGATTGCAGAAGGCAAAGAAGTCCGTGAATTTGATGGAAAACCTTATATTTTAGAGCCATCACTCACCGCAGATCTTGCTTTGGTTAAAGCCTATAAAGCAGATAAAGCAGGTAATCTGGTGTTCCGTAAAACTGCACGAAATTTTAATCCTGACTGTGCGATGGCAGGAAAATTCACCATTGTCGAAGTAGAACAGATTGTAGAAATTGGTGAAATCGACCCTGATGATATTCATTTGCCCGGCATTTATGTCAACCGAATCGTGCTCAATGCTAACCCTGAAAAGCGCATTGAACAAATGACTTTAAAAGCAGTGGAGGCTTAAAACATGGCTTGGACACGCAATGAAATGGCACAACGTGCAGCACTTGAACTTGAAGATGGTTTCTATGTCAATTTGGGGATTGGTCTGCCAACGCTGGTTGCGAATTATATTCCTGAAGGCATACATGTGTGGTTACAGTCGGAAAATGGCTTACTCGGTATAGATGAATTTCCAACCGCAGATACAGTCGATGCAGACTTGATTAATGCAGGTAAACAAACTGTGACTGCACGTCAGGGGGCCTCCTTTTTCTCAAGCTCTGAATCCTTTGCCATGATCCGTGGTGGTCATGTCAATATTGCGATTTTAGGGGCAATGGAAGTTTCCGAAACAGGTGACCTTGCCAATTGGATGATTCCCGGCAAAAAAGTCAAGGGTATGGGCGGTGCCATGGACTTGGTAGCAGGTGTTAAAAAAGTCGTTGTTTTAATGGAACATTGCGCCAAAGATGGCAGCCCGAAAATTGTAGAACAATGTCGTTTACCACTTACAGGCAAAGCTGTAGTCAGTCGTATTATCAGTGACTTAGGTGTCATGGATATTACAAGTGCAGGTGTTAAATTGATCGAGTTAGCAAATGGCGTGAGTTTAGAATACATTCAGCGTGTGACAGGTTTGAATTTGATTACATCTGATCTATAAATTTTTAAAATTCAATGCTCATATGAGCATGTAGTCAAAATACCTCAGTTTTTATTCCGAGACAAAAAGTACGCCCGATAAATATCGGGCTTGCTACAACCGTTGATTAATGTGAATGCCCTGCCCCCACATTACCTTTTGGTCTTGGGCATAACCAAATGATGAAACCTGCGAAAATAAAAACCATCGCAAAGATTAAAAACACATGATTCACTGAAATGGTTAAAGCCTCTTTATCCACCAAGTTTGAGATGGTACCGAGCGCCATTTCTGGGCTAAAGCCGCTATTGACCAAATTCCGCTGAGTCTCTTCCACATGCATTGTAGAAACAATTTCGCTGCGTGCTATTTTGGTATGATCATCCCAAATCGTTACCGCAATGGACGCCCCGATCGCGCCTGCCATTGTTCGCATAAAGTTCATTAAACCTGCTGCTGAAGCGACTTCATCAGGTCTTACCACACCCAATGCAATATTTGAAAGCGGAATAAAGAAAAATGGTACCGCAAAACCTTGGATAATTTGTGGTAATGCCAATGCCATAAAATCAGCATCACTGGTCCAAAATGACCGCATCAAGGTCACCCCACCCAACATCATGAGACCAAAACTCGACAAAGCTCGTGGGTCATATTTGGTGGCTAACTTTGCCACAATAGGTGACATCATCAAGCTACCAAACCCCATGGTTGCAGTCAGATAACCTGCCCATGATGCAGTATATCCTAAGTTAATCTGTAACCATTGTGGGATCAGTACAATGCTGCCAAAGAATGCGGCGAAGGCAAACGCAAGAGATAAGGTCGCAATGGTAAATCCTCGATAACGGAAGATTTGAATATTCACAATTGGATGTTTTTCGTAATATTCCCAAATAAAGAAAGCAATGAAACCAACCACCAAAATAACGGCTAAAACACAAATTAAATTACTGTTAAACCAGTCCCGTTCATGCCCTAAATCAAGCATTAATTGTAAAGCGCCGATCCAAACAATCAGTAAAGCCAAACCAATCCCATCAATAGGTAGTTTTGCAGTTGGTGTTTCAGCAACTTTCAGCAGACGCATGACCCCTATAGCACACAGTAGGCCTACAGGAATATTGATAAAGAAAATCCAGTGCCATGACCAGTTATCACTGATCGTACCGCCTAAAATCGGTCCTAAAATCGGACCCACAACAGTCGTCATTGCCCACATTCCCATGGCTTGAGAATGCTTTTCGGGAGGGAAAATATGCATCAGCAAAGTTTGGCTGAGTGGCATAATCGGCCCACCAAACAAACCTTGACCAATACGACAGATCACCAACATAACTAAACTGTTCGATAAACCACATAAAATTGAAAATGTCGTAAATCCAATCAGGCAAATGCTAAAAACACGAACAGCGCCAAAACGCCCTGCCAACCACCCAGTTAATGGAACACAAATTGCTTCAGCAACCGCATAGGAGGTAATCACCCAAGTTCCTTGTGAACTTGAAACTGCCAAACTGCCTGTAATATGAGGAACAGATACATTGGCAATGGTCATATCTAACACAACCATAAAATTTGCCAATGCAAGGAAAAAGGCGGCAAGTAATAATTTACCGCCCTTTAACTCACCTTGAAATGTTGAGCTGTTCATAGGCGATTACTTCGCTGATGAGGTATCAACCTCAACTGTCATCGATAATCCTACACGTAAAGGATGCGCTGCTAACTCTTTTGCATCTAGCTGAATACGTACAGGTAAACGCTGTACCACTTTAATCCAATTTCCTGTTGCATTTTGTGCAGGAATCAAAGCAAATGCCGAACCTGTGCCCCCAGAGAAACCGATCACGGTGCCATGATATTCAACTTTTTTACCGTATAAATCTGAAGTTAAAGTCGCTTTCTGTCCGACTTTCACATTTTTTAATTGGCTTTCTTTAAAATTTGCATCGACGTACAACTCAGATAATGGCACGATTTTCATCACACTTGTACCCGGTGCGATACGCTGTCCAACTTGAATACTACGACGCGCAATTACACCATCCAAAGGTGCTTTGATTTCTGTACGCTCTAAATCTAAAAGTGCTTGATCAAGTTTGGCTTGAGCCACTAAAACATCTGGTGTTGATGTTTGTGATGTACCCTTGATTAAAGCTTCATTGGCATCTAAGTTACTTTGCGCTGCTTTACGTTTTGACTCTGCTTGTGCCAAAGCAGCTTTAGCAACATCAACACTGGCTTTGGCATTATTTAAAGCACTTTGCGACTTGGTATATTCTTCTTTAGAAATCGCTCCTGAAGCACTCAATTGTTGACGACGGGCAAATTCTTGCTGTGCTTGTTGATACCCGACTTCAGCTTGTGCCACCTGTGCTTTTGCGCTGTTAATATCATCGGCACTGACTAAAATTTGTGAAGACAATGAACTGCTATTTGCTGAGCTTTGTGTATATTGACGTTTTGCTTTCGTCAACTCTGCCTCTGCCTGAGCAACTGCAATTTTGGCATCACGATTGTCAATTATCGCTAAGACATCATCTTTCTTGACTTGCTGTGTATCACTCACCAACACTTTTTCAACTTGACCACTGACCATTGAGGTGATTTCAGCAGTTTCTGCGCCAACATAAGCATTGTCAGTTTCAACCTTATTACCAAATAGCAATGCCCAAATGGCATACAAAATGGCAATTCCTATCACCAATAATGCAAATATTTTCAGCATTTTTTTACGTTTTTGTTTGGCTTCATCGTCTGCTTGAGATGGAGTTTCATTTGGGGATGCATTCGTCATCTGCGCTTCGGTCATCGCATATTCCTAGCTTTTATGAACCTAATCACCTCATTGCACCAAACCAAATAGAAATGAATCATGATTTCAAGATTCAAACTGATGCAATAAAGCTTTTTTAAAAATGTGGGGGTCAATTTTACAGATAAAAATCATATCGTGAGAATAAAAATATTACTCAAGAGTTTAACTTCATTTTTTATATAGAGACTATTGATATTTATATTTTTTTAAATAAAAAATAGAGCATTAAAAGCATTATTTTAATGCTCTATATTGACATAAATCATACAAAGTGTACTACTGAGTACATTTAGTCAAATCAATCAATATGCATAAGATGCAATCGCTGTCGCAATTGCCTTACCTTCATCATTGACCATAGTCATGCGCATGGTGCAACCCTTACGCCCCATACGCAAAGTTTCCGCTTTGGCAATAAAATATTGACCACGACCTGGTGCAAGATAATCCACCCGCATATCTACGGTCGCCAAACGAGAAACTTTTTTCAACGTGTCTGCTAGTTGCTCAGGCTCTGCTTTTTTATAAAGCTCGCCCATCGCCACAATTCCACCAATACTGTCAAGTAAAGTTGCAGCGACACCACCATGTAAGATTTGAAATGCAACATTGCCAATCAAAAATGGTTGCATTTCAATATAACCTTCAATTTCATCATTGACTACACGCATTTGCATTGCATTATGTGAAAAATAAGGTGATGTATTAAAAGCTTTGGTGAGTTGACTGAGAACAACATTTAAATCAGCTTTAGCGCCTAGATGTAAATTTCCAGTCCACTTTTTTGGTGATTCACTTTTATTTGAATCATCTTTGGGAGAATCAATCGTCATAATTTAAAAACCAATACAGAGAAAAACTTTCAGCTTTTTGCAAAAAAATAGATGAAAGGGCTACAATGAGTGACTTAGTTTAATACTGAATATCGAGATTGTTATGACTTATACGTTCAATCGTCCTGCTTTTCCAGCCACTCGCATGCGCCGTATCCGTAAAAACGACAAGCTCCGTGCCATGGTCAGAGAAACACAACTGACAGCAGATCATCTCATTTATCCAGTATTTGTACTGCCGGGACAAAACCAAACCCAAGATGTGGCTAGTATGCCAAATATTCAACGTTTATCAGCGGATTTATTGTTGAAAAAAGCAGAAACATTGCTTGAGCTTGGTGTCTCTAAATTGGCTTTATTTCCAGTAACACCCCAAGAAGATAAAAGCTTAACCGCAGAAGCTGCATGGCATGAAGACGGTTTAGTTCAAAACACCTTACGTTTACTTAAAAAAGAATTACCAGAGATGGTGCTGATCACAGACGGCGCACTCGACCCATATACGACACACGGTCAAGATGGCATCATTGACGATACAGGTTATGTGCTCAATGATGAAACTGTACAATGCCTCATCAAACAAGCCCTCAGTCATGCTGAAGCGGGTGCCGATGTCATTGCGCCAAGTGACATGATGGATGGACGTATTGGGGCAATTCGTCAAGCTTTAGAAAGCAATGGTCATATTTATACTAGTATTATGGCGTATTCAGCAAAATATGCGTCTAGCTTCTATGGCCCTTTCCGTGATGCTGTCGGTTCTTCATCAAACCTTAAAGGTGGTAATAAATACAACTACCAAATGGATGTCGGTAACCGTGCAGAAGCTTTACATGAAATCGCTTTAGACATTCAAGAAGGCGCTGACATGGTGATCGTTAAACCTGGTATGCCTTATCTTGATGTCGTGCGTGAAGTCAAAGACACCTTTGGCGTGCCTACTTTTGTTTATCAAGTCAGTGGTGAATATGCCATGTTAGCTGCTGCCATTCAAAATGGTTGGCTTTCTGAAAGCGTGATTATGGAATCACTCATGTGCTTCCGCCGTGCAGGTGCAGATGGAATTTGGACGTACTATGCAGAACAAGCAGCACGCCAATTAAAAGAGATGAAGTAAGACTTTCTACTTCTTATTTTTTTAATTTAAATTCTACTCAGTATTTAATTCGCGGTAGGTGGCATGGATGCCACCGTTGGACTGGAGGAAAGGGAATTCCTCTCAGTCCAACAAAAGATTTTTGTTACTTTTCATCTTTGAAAAGTAAGGAATTACCTACGCAAAGGTACATGCCCTCAAATCAATATTTGTGGTTGTGCTCATTTTTTAGTGTTACGCGTTGAAACATCATTCAGATCATTTCAACTTAAAAAAGTGGTATTGGTTTTCATGCATATCGCCATCATTGGTGCAGGAGTAAGTGGCTTACTCACCGCCCTCGAACTTGTTGAACAAGGTTGCACAGTCACCATATTTGACCAACAACATGCAGGTCATGCAGCCTCATGGGCAGGTGGAGGCATTCTTTCACCCATGTATCCTTGGCGCTATCCACGAGAAGTGAACTATCTCGCACAACATGGTAAACAACTCTATCAAGATTGGAATCAAAAACTTTTCCCTGCAACAGGCATCGATTTTGAAATTCATGAAACAGGAATGCTGATCTTTGATGAAGCTGATTTTGAAATTGGACTCAATTACAAAGACCAATACCAAGAACCGATGCAACATTGTGAATATTTACAACGCGAATCACTAGAAACCGTTAACCCACATATTGCCGAACAATTCCAACATGCGATTTATTTCCCACACTTGGCAAATGTGCGTAATCCAAGATTACTCAAATCATTAATTTCATATTTAAAACAGCATCCTAATGTCGAAGTGATTGAAAATACTTGGATTGAAAAGTTTAATCTTCAAAATAATCAAATTCAGTCTATTCAAAGCTCAAATGGTCAACATTGTGCAGCAGATCAATTTGTGATGACGACAGGTGCTTGGTCAAATACATGGTCAACACAGCTAAAATGCAGCATTCCCGTTGAGCCTGTACAAGGGCAAATGTTATTGTTTAAAACGCCTGAAAATTGGTTGCCCACCATGTGTATGAACAATGTCATGTACCTGATTCCACGTATGGATGGTCATGTCGTGTGTGGCTCGAGCATGAATCATCTTGGTTTTGACCAACGTCCAAGTGTACAAACACAGCAAAATATTTATAGAGCCTGTACGGAAATGGTACCTGAACTGGCAAATTTCCCTATTGTGAAACAATGGGCAGGCTTAAGACCAAGTTCACCGACAGGCATTCCCTATATTGGACAAATGCCTGACATAGAAAACCTTTGGGCAAATTTTGGGCATTATCGCAATGGGCTTTGTATGGGTCCCGCTTCAGCACGCTTACTGCGTCAGATGATGCTCAAACAAGACACTATAGTCGACCCACATGCCTATTCAACTCAACGTTTAACCCAACTTGACGCAGTATGATGATGCAAAATCATCAATGGATAATTTGTTTTAAGGCACTGTCCAAGTCTATATATTGAAATTTAAAGCCTTCATTCAGTAAACCTTTGGGTTGCACATATTGACCATTTAACACCAATTGTGACTGCTCGCCCATCAAGAGTTTCATCACAAAACCCGGTAATGGCAAAAATGGTTTACGCTTAAATAATTTGCTAGCAACATTTACAAATTGCATTTGATCAATATGATCAGGTGCAACCACATTATAAATTTTTTGGTCTGATTTGCTTTGAAATAAAAATAAAATCGCTTGAATGACATCATCAATATGCACCCAAGTCATCGGTTGGTGTCCTGATCCAATGCGTCCAACTAAGTTCAATTTAATGGGCAATAACATTTGTGGAAGAATGCCACCATTTTTACCAAACACGACACCTAAACGCATAATTTTGGTGTTTTGCGATGGATTAGACCATGCTACTGCTTCCCATTTTTGGCAAAGTTCAGACATAAAAATCGCTTGAGGAGGTGAAGATTCATCACAAACATTTAACCACTGCTCAGTAAAATCTACCCCATAATAACCAATGGCAGAACCTGAAATTATGCATTTAGGCTTAATTTGATATTGTGTGAGTGCTTGATACAATTTTTTTGTGGTATTGACTCGGCTTTGCAGCAGTTTTTGTTTACGTGCTTCTGTCCAGCGACCTTGACCAATACTCTCACCTGCCAAATTCACCACATAATCTAGTGAAATATTTTCGAGTGCAGTGAATGAGTCAATCCATTGTAAGTTTGCATGGTTTGAAATATGCATCTTTCGTGACAATGCAATGACCTGAAAATCATGCTGTAACAAATAGCGTAACAAATGGCTGCCAATAAAACC
The DNA window shown above is from Acinetobacter piscicola and carries:
- a CDS encoding TIGR01777 family oxidoreductase, translating into MQTVLVTGATGFIGSHLLRYLLQHDFQVIALSRKMHISNHANLQWIDSFTALENISLDYVVNLAGESIGQGRWTEARKQKLLQSRVNTTKKLYQALTQYQIKPKCIISGSAIGYYGVDFTEQWLNVCDESSPPQAIFMSELCQKWEAVAWSNPSQNTKIMRLGVVFGKNGGILPQMLLPIKLNLVGRIGSGHQPMTWVHIDDVIQAILFLFQSKSDQKIYNVVAPDHIDQMQFVNVASKLFKRKPFLPLPGFVMKLLMGEQSQLVLNGQYVQPKGLLNEGFKFQYIDLDSALKQIIH